Below is a genomic region from Paenibacillus rhizovicinus.
GGGAGATTGCCCGGAAGCCAGAACGGAATCCCCATGAATAAAAATACGGCCAGGATGTACAGGATTGCCGCTCCGATGCCCTTCAGCCTGTAGCTTCGTTCCATCAGCACCACCGTGAAACAAATCAGGACAGCAATTGTTCCAGCGCCGTAATAGATCACGAAATCCGTGAACGTGTTCGGGACCAATGCCGTAAAGAAGCGATTATTCGCGATCAAATCATAGATGTTGCTCGAAACGAACAGTTCGTTTCCGCCCGTCGACATAAACAAGCTTCTCTCGATTGGCAGCAGGATGAGCTGAACCGCCACGAGTGCGAGAACGAATAAGAGAATGGCCGTCAGCTTGGCGAAATAAATGTTTCTGCGCGCGGTCGGAAGCATCAGCAGCCGATAGACGAAGGCGTTCTTGCCGTACCATTCTTTGTACCAGATCAGGAAGATATAGAGCGCGATCCCGCCGATACAAAGCGCTACAGGCGCATACATCCATAACCCGGCACGCCCGACCATTTGCATAAACGACAGTTTGCCGTTGTCCTTCACGTAAGCGGCAATCGTGCTGTGCGAAGTAAACATATCCGCATCCACTTGATTGACATACTTCTTCGTCTCATAGACGATGCCTGCGCATTGCAGCACGATCGTCAGCAGGACGAGCGCCGCAAGCATTTTCCAAAATCGCGTAATTTCCCAGTGGACGAGCTTCAAATAGCGGTTCATCCGTTATACACCTCTCTCATCACATCCATGACAGACTTTCCTTCCTCCAGCCTTACGGTTTCCGTTTCGAATTCCCTCCGGACGATGCCGTTGTCGAGAAGGACGACCTTATCGATGAGATGCTCGATATCGTTAATCTCATGCGTCGTGACGATTACGCCGCGGTCTTCGATCAAATGGCTCGTGAACACGGACGCGATTTGTTCCCGGCTGAACATGTCGATGCCGGAGAACGGCTCGTCCATCAGGATATAGTCGACGTCGAGCGCAAGGCCAAGAAGCAAATTCAGCTTGGCGGCGTTCCCCTTGGACAGCTCGCCTACTTTGTCCGTTTCGTTAAGCTTGAAGAACTCCTTCATTTCGTTAGCCCGCTGCGGATTCCAGCTGACGTAGTAGTCCTTCATGAACGTCATGCAGGCTGCCACGGTCATGCCCGGCGGCATGGAAATCGTGTCGGGTATGAACGTGATATGCTCGTACGTCTTGCTCGAAATCGACTGACCGTTGATGAGAATAGAGCCTCCGGCGACCGGCGTAAGCCCCATGATCGCTTTGAGCACCGTCGATTTGCCGACGCCGTTGATACCGATCAGGCAGGTGATCTGGCCTTTCTCCGCCGTGAAGGATACATCCTTCAACACTTGCTTGCGGCCGTATTTCTTGCGGATCCCTTTAACTTCGATCATCGTTCTCGTCCCTCCCCGCTTGCTTGGCGTAGCTGTCCTCGATCCGATGCTTCACGATGGCAAGCAGCTCATCGACCGGAACATGAATGTTATGAATGCTAGCGACGAATGCATCGACCGCATCCGCGATCAGTTCGCCGCGAATGGATTGCAGCACCCGCTCGTCCGACGTAATCCGGCTTGGGGAATTTCCCTCTGTTACGATCAATCCTTGTTCCTCCATTTCTTTATAAGCCTTCTGCGCCGTATTGGGGTTAATCTGCAGCGTTGCCGCCAGCTCTCTGCGCGAAGGAATGATTTGTCCTTTCGCCAGATGCCCGGTCGCGATCTCTTCCTTGAAATGGCGGACGACCTGCAAATAGACGGGATCTCGATTGTTGAACTTCACTTCCAATGGTTATTCACCCCTGCCTATCTTTTCCTGTTTTTGGTGTGTGTACTATGTAGTTCATACACTATATGTGTACTATACCCGTAATACACCGCATCGTCAACCGTTTGCGCCAAAATAAACGAAAAACGCTGCCTTCCCGCAGGAAGACAGCGCTATTGTTCAGTTCGATCGTCGATAGATTTCGCCTAAGATTATTTAAAGGCCGGTACGATCGCGCCTTGGTATTTATCTTCAATGAATTTCTTGACTTCCGGCGTTTGCAGCGCGGCCGCCAGTTTTTTGATTCCTTCGGAATCTTTGTTGTCCGGACGGGCAACGAGGATATTGACATAAGGCGAGTCGCTTCCTTCGATGAACAGCGCGTCTTTCGTCGGTACCAAACCTGCTTCAAGCGCGTAGTTCGTGTTGATAAGAGCGAGATCCACTTCGTCCAGGACGCGAGGCAGCGTAGCCGCTTCGACCTCGGTGATTTTCAGCTTTTTCGGATTGTCGACGATGTCGTGAACCGTGCCGGCAATGCCGACGCCGTCCTTCAGCTTGATCAATCCGTTCGCCGCCATCAGCGCGAGCGCGCGTCCGCCGTTCGTCGGATCGTTCGGAATGACGACTTTCGCGCCGTCCTTCAGTTCGTCCATGCTCTTCACTTTTTTGGAATAGCCGCCGAACGGTTCGATATGAACGCCGGCGACGCTGACCAGATCGTATCCTTTATCTTTGTTGAATCCCTCCAGGTAAGGCGCATGCTGGAAGAAATTCGCATCCAGCTGCTTCTCGTGCAGCTGCGTATTCGGTTGTACGTAATCGTTGAATTCCACGACTTCCAAGTTAATGCCTTGTTCTTTCAAAGCCGGTTTGATGAAGTTCAAAATTTCCGCGTGCGGGACCGGCGAAGCGCCGACCTTCAATGTAATTTCTTTCGTGCCTGCATTG
It encodes:
- a CDS encoding GntR family transcriptional regulator, whose protein sequence is MEVKFNNRDPVYLQVVRHFKEEIATGHLAKGQIIPSRRELAATLQINPNTAQKAYKEMEEQGLIVTEGNSPSRITSDERVLQSIRGELIADAVDAFVASIHNIHVPVDELLAIVKHRIEDSYAKQAGRDENDDRS
- a CDS encoding MetQ/NlpA family ABC transporter substrate-binding protein, yielding MKKASLTILALVLIAVLSACGAKNNDNAGNSAGSNTTGAGNNAGTKEITLKVGASPVPHAEILNFIKPALKEQGINLEVVEFNDYVQPNTQLHEKQLDANFFQHAPYLEGFNKDKGYDLVSVAGVHIEPFGGYSKKVKSMDELKDGAKVVIPNDPTNGGRALALMAANGLIKLKDGVGIAGTVHDIVDNPKKLKITEVEAATLPRVLDEVDLALINTNYALEAGLVPTKDALFIEGSDSPYVNILVARPDNKDSEGIKKLAAALQTPEVKKFIEDKYQGAIVPAFK
- a CDS encoding ATP-binding cassette domain-containing protein gives rise to the protein MIEVKGIRKKYGRKQVLKDVSFTAEKGQITCLIGINGVGKSTVLKAIMGLTPVAGGSILINGQSISSKTYEHITFIPDTISMPPGMTVAACMTFMKDYYVSWNPQRANEMKEFFKLNETDKVGELSKGNAAKLNLLLGLALDVDYILMDEPFSGIDMFSREQIASVFTSHLIEDRGVIVTTHEINDIEHLIDKVVLLDNGIVRREFETETVRLEEGKSVMDVMREVYNG